The Neospora caninum Liverpool complete genome, chromosome X genome includes a region encoding these proteins:
- a CDS encoding UPF0582 protein C13orf37, related, whose product MAINSSSEAGCIECVRGGNDGGDPQETMEILMEISALLNTGLDSTTLQILVELVEQGVHPEALSRVVLEMRRELQAVREKEEKSARSDPIQD is encoded by the coding sequence ATGGCGATAAATTCTTCGTCAGAAGCCGGATGCATCGAGTGTGTGAGAGGAGGGAACGATGGCGGCGATCCGCAGGAGACGATGGAGATTCTGATGGAAATATCTGCGCTATTGAACACCGGCTTGGACAGCACCACTCTACAGATTTTAGTGGAGCTTGTTGAACAAGGTGTGCATCCAGAGGCACTGTCACGTGTTGTCCTCGAGATGCGACGAGAACTCCAGGCAGTacgggagaaggaggagaaatCTGCGAGGAGCGATCCCATTCAGGACTGA